One genomic segment of Deltaproteobacteria bacterium includes these proteins:
- a CDS encoding FAD:protein FMN transferase, with amino-acid sequence MNNSILNFQSACPFYINVLLLLFLLIIISFKPAFPVEEETVERAQYHMGTHAGVLIRGGTNDDADAAFSRIGELDGKLSDYKPDSEISKISRMAGIEPVRVSGDTRDVLEIALSVAEDTGGAFDPTIGALTIGVYRFGREDGPPPEDRDIEKARALVDYRMLKIDGDRVYLEKEGMMLDLGGIGKGFAVEEAVKVLKSRGVKKGIVSLSGDIKVFGNDIEIGIKNPEEEGIIASFRTGTDDLAISTSGGYERIIDPGGKAYHHLIVSETGKPGREFLSMTVVLRGNSALVDAYATSLYVMGKDKAFQFLKDHPEIGVFAVLQNGDVYYNEAFAGIVHSLNVP; translated from the coding sequence ATGAATAATTCTATACTAAATTTTCAATCGGCGTGTCCGTTTTACATAAACGTATTACTCCTCTTATTCCTCCTGATAATTATCTCGTTTAAACCTGCTTTCCCGGTGGAAGAGGAAACCGTTGAAAGAGCGCAGTATCATATGGGCACGCACGCCGGAGTACTAATCCGGGGCGGGACCAACGATGATGCCGACGCGGCTTTTTCAAGGATAGGGGAGCTTGACGGAAAGCTCTCCGATTATAAGCCCGATAGCGAAATATCGAAAATAAGCAGAATGGCCGGCATTGAGCCTGTCAGGGTGAGCGGGGATACCAGAGATGTCCTGGAAATTGCCCTGTCTGTCGCGGAGGATACCGGAGGCGCGTTCGATCCGACAATCGGCGCCCTTACAATAGGGGTTTACCGCTTCGGCAGGGAGGACGGCCCTCCGCCCGAAGACAGGGATATTGAGAAAGCGAGGGCTTTGGTCGACTACAGGATGCTTAAAATTGACGGTGACCGTGTTTATCTGGAAAAAGAGGGTATGATGCTCGATCTCGGAGGCATCGGCAAGGGTTTCGCCGTTGAGGAGGCGGTAAAGGTTCTAAAGTCTAGGGGAGTAAAGAAAGGCATCGTCTCCCTTTCCGGCGACATCAAGGTTTTCGGTAATGACATTGAAATCGGTATAAAGAACCCCGAAGAAGAGGGGATAATCGCCTCATTCAGGACCGGCACGGATGACCTCGCTATATCTACGAGCGGGGGTTATGAAAGGATAATTGATCCGGGTGGAAAGGCCTATCATCACTTAATCGTATCCGAAACTGGTAAACCGGGCCGCGAGTTCCTCAGCATGACGGTAGTTCTCAGGGGAAACAGCGCTCTGGTTGACGCCTACGCGACTTCTCTCTATGTGATGGGAAAGGATAAAGCGTTTCAGTTTCTGAAGGATCACCCGGAAATCGGTGTTTTTGCCGTTCTTCAAAATGGGGACGTTTACTACAACGAGGCATTCGCCGGAATTGTCCATAGTCTGAATGTCCCGTGA
- a CDS encoding bifunctional 3,4-dihydroxy-2-butanone-4-phosphate synthase/GTP cyclohydrolase II — MPICSIEEAVSDIREGKMVILVDDKDRENEGDLVVAAEFANPETINFMAKHGRGLICLALSKENADQIGLQPIKPEYNPVPQYTAFTISIDACNGITTGISAYDRASTVKLAISEDARPDDFIRPGHVFPLISRRGGVLVRAGHTEGSVDLARLANLRPAAVICEIMNDDGDMARLPDLEKFAETHGIKIASIADLISHRLRAESLVRRAASAVIPTEFGEFETIVYESDIDPQHHVAFVKGDITPDQGVLVRVHSECLTSDVFGSLRCDCGPQIKQAMRIIEKEGKGVILYMRQEGRGIGLVNKIKAYALQDDGFDTVEANEKLGFKPDLRDYGIGAQVLLDLGVRKMRLLTNNPKKIKGLEGFGLQIVERVPIEIPPNGRNSNYLKVKKDKLGHLLSMVD; from the coding sequence ATGCCCATTTGCTCGATTGAAGAAGCGGTTTCTGATATTAGAGAGGGGAAGATGGTAATCCTTGTCGACGACAAGGACAGGGAGAATGAAGGCGACCTTGTTGTTGCCGCTGAGTTCGCGAATCCCGAGACTATCAACTTTATGGCCAAGCACGGAAGGGGTCTTATTTGTCTCGCGTTGTCAAAGGAAAACGCGGATCAGATCGGACTCCAGCCTATAAAGCCGGAATACAATCCGGTGCCGCAGTACACGGCCTTTACCATTTCGATAGACGCCTGTAACGGCATTACGACCGGAATTTCGGCTTACGACAGGGCCTCGACCGTAAAGCTTGCGATTTCCGAGGATGCGAGACCGGATGACTTTATACGGCCCGGACACGTGTTCCCCCTGATCAGCAGGCGCGGGGGGGTTTTGGTCAGGGCGGGGCATACGGAGGGCTCGGTAGATCTGGCGCGCCTTGCGAACCTCAGGCCGGCCGCGGTAATTTGCGAGATTATGAATGACGACGGGGACATGGCGCGGCTCCCCGATCTGGAGAAATTCGCCGAAACCCACGGCATCAAAATAGCCTCTATAGCGGATCTGATCAGTCACCGTCTGAGGGCGGAAAGCCTGGTTAGGAGGGCGGCTTCGGCTGTCATTCCAACTGAGTTCGGCGAATTCGAGACCATAGTTTATGAAAGCGATATAGACCCCCAGCATCACGTGGCTTTCGTAAAAGGGGATATCACGCCTGACCAGGGGGTACTTGTAAGGGTTCATTCCGAGTGTCTTACAAGCGATGTTTTCGGCTCACTCAGGTGCGACTGCGGACCACAGATAAAACAGGCCATGCGTATCATAGAAAAGGAGGGTAAGGGGGTTATCCTATATATGAGGCAGGAGGGGAGGGGCATCGGTCTTGTAAACAAGATAAAGGCATATGCGCTCCAGGACGACGGGTTCGATACAGTCGAGGCGAATGAGAAACTCGGCTTTAAACCGGACCTGAGAGATTACGGGATAGGCGCCCAGGTTCTTCTCGACCTGGGGGTCAGGAAAATGAGGCTTCTTACCAATAATCCGAAGAAGATTAAGGGTCTTGAGGGGTTCGGGCTTCAGATAGTGGAGAGAGTGCCTATCGAGATTCCGCCTAACGGAAGGAATTCTAATTATTTAAAGGTTAAGAAAGATAAGCTGGGACACCTTCTTTCAATGGTTGACTGA
- the nusB gene encoding transcription antitermination factor NusB produces MGKRRRARELALQFLYQYDALHEFTGDLSGLESDLSIFLEGSGISLDDEMREFSTLLIKGTCKNLPGIDEILGRFSEHWRLSRMSNIDRNILRVAAYELIYLSNIPHAVTINEAVELGKRFGTEESGSFINGILDKIRLAQDKGEI; encoded by the coding sequence ATGGGTAAAAGGAGACGCGCTAGGGAACTTGCGCTCCAGTTTCTATATCAGTACGATGCTTTGCACGAGTTCACGGGAGACTTATCCGGGCTTGAATCGGACCTCTCTATCTTTCTGGAGGGAAGCGGTATAAGCCTTGATGATGAGATGAGGGAATTCTCCACCCTGCTTATAAAGGGAACCTGCAAAAATCTTCCCGGTATAGATGAAATTCTCGGACGGTTTTCGGAACACTGGCGTCTGTCGAGGATGTCGAACATAGACAGGAATATTTTACGCGTGGCCGCCTACGAGCTGATTTACTTGAGCAACATACCTCATGCTGTTACCATAAACGAGGCCGTTGAGCTGGGAAAGAGGTTCGGTACCGAGGAATCCGGGTCTTTCATTAACGGGATTCTGGATAAAATCAGGCTTGCCCAGGATAAAGGTGAAATCTGA
- a CDS encoding zinc-ribbon domain-containing protein: protein MIIQCEKCRRKFKIEDSEITTPGGKVTCPDCGYAFSAGEIEISYGEESDEQQDSLTDSEVDKPGHKSPAADKSDQEAGADDSYALTDDERTGDASGKEGPPGREKENESKDFTYDLKDDLATGDGGNWEDFVSISKSEEQTEELEISHSPDTDTEDQYFNWEKLGIDREPVEVPDTTPRLFEDEEGGRYEDGGMDSEDRETRAIDDEEADLNDNSYKEEKAGASYRRKSSEKLAIDMDVLSNNPLSQKGFSGASRRSPYQSRGLHTSRSKSGGGAFRGIAYGIIAAAVLIVIITASYIILLNTGVIPKETSEKVRNLAQSIIPLDLSERAHNDVIITEHAGRWMNTRNGPLYIVSGKITNRARHPVHFVKIHSEFLSAGQILFENDIYAGNTFTENELKVSPLQDVLLKLKKKNGNIDYYNTNKLAGLNYNIQPGESIPFYSVFLPQSRVLGLKYNLRIADYEDPVSN, encoded by the coding sequence ATGATAATTCAGTGCGAAAAGTGCAGGAGAAAATTTAAGATAGAGGACTCCGAAATTACAACCCCCGGAGGCAAGGTCACTTGTCCCGATTGCGGGTACGCCTTCTCAGCCGGGGAGATAGAGATATCCTACGGGGAAGAAAGCGACGAACAGCAGGACTCGTTGACTGACAGCGAAGTGGATAAACCGGGACATAAATCTCCCGCGGCGGATAAAAGCGATCAAGAGGCCGGCGCGGATGATAGCTATGCGTTGACCGATGACGAGCGGACGGGCGATGCTTCAGGGAAGGAGGGGCCGCCCGGAAGGGAGAAGGAAAACGAATCAAAGGATTTCACTTATGATCTCAAAGACGACCTGGCAACCGGGGACGGGGGAAATTGGGAGGATTTTGTAAGCATTAGCAAATCCGAGGAACAAACCGAAGAGCTTGAAATAAGCCACTCGCCCGATACAGACACGGAGGACCAATACTTTAACTGGGAAAAACTGGGAATCGACCGCGAACCCGTAGAAGTTCCCGACACCACACCCCGGCTTTTCGAGGATGAAGAGGGGGGGCGGTACGAAGACGGAGGCATGGATAGCGAGGACAGGGAAACGAGAGCCATCGATGATGAAGAAGCTGATTTAAACGACAATTCGTATAAAGAAGAAAAAGCGGGCGCATCGTATCGGCGTAAATCATCCGAGAAGCTGGCAATAGATATGGATGTACTCTCAAACAATCCGCTTTCTCAAAAGGGGTTTTCCGGCGCATCCCGTAGGTCCCCCTACCAATCACGGGGACTTCATACCTCAAGATCCAAATCCGGAGGAGGCGCATTCCGGGGTATCGCATACGGAATTATCGCGGCGGCGGTTCTCATAGTCATAATAACCGCATCTTACATAATACTCCTTAACACCGGGGTAATTCCGAAGGAAACTTCCGAGAAAGTACGCAATCTCGCGCAATCCATAATTCCGCTTGACCTGAGCGAGAGAGCGCACAACGATGTCATCATAACCGAACACGCGGGGAGATGGATGAATACCAGAAACGGACCCCTGTATATTGTTTCGGGAAAAATTACGAACAGGGCGCGCCATCCGGTACATTTTGTAAAGATACATAGTGAATTCCTGTCCGCCGGGCAAATTCTTTTCGAAAATGACATATACGCCGGCAATACATTTACGGAAAACGAGCTCAAAGTATCGCCTCTTCAGGACGTTCTTTTAAAACTCAAGAAAAAGAACGGCAATATAGACTATTACAATACGAACAAGCTGGCAGGCCTCAATTACAACATACAGCCGGGGGAATCGATACCCTTTTACTCCGTTTTTCTCCCTCAGAGCAGGGTGCTGGGACTTAAGTACAATCTGAGGATCGCTGATTACGAGGATCCTGTGTCAAACTGA
- the ribH gene encoding 6,7-dimethyl-8-ribityllumazine synthase: MPETYEGKLDAKGIKFAVVVSRFNDFITDRLLSGAVDVLMRHGASEGDIDIIKVPGSYELLYAVKKAAERKKYNAIIALGAIIRGETPHFDYLSSTVTREIVSISLGQDVPVTSGVLTTETLEQAIERAGSKAGNRGAEAAFSAIEMANLTKILSRKR, from the coding sequence ATGCCTGAAACTTATGAAGGGAAGCTGGATGCCAAGGGGATTAAGTTTGCGGTTGTCGTAAGCAGGTTTAACGATTTTATCACCGACAGGCTCCTGAGCGGCGCGGTTGACGTCCTTATGAGGCACGGGGCGTCGGAGGGCGATATTGATATTATCAAGGTTCCCGGCTCCTATGAGCTGCTTTATGCGGTGAAAAAAGCGGCCGAAAGAAAAAAGTACAATGCCATAATAGCGTTAGGGGCTATTATCAGGGGGGAGACTCCCCACTTCGACTATCTCTCCTCTACGGTTACAAGGGAAATAGTTTCTATAAGCCTCGGTCAGGACGTGCCGGTCACCTCAGGCGTACTTACAACGGAAACACTTGAACAGGCCATTGAGAGAGCAGGTTCAAAAGCGGGGAACCGCGGTGCGGAGGCCGCTTTTTCAGCAATTGAAATGGCTAATCTTACTAAAATACTTTCCCGAAAAAGGTAG
- the trpC gene encoding indole-3-glycerol phosphate synthase TrpC, giving the protein MKGTILDTILENKISEIDEARESLPLQSLKELLKDSEAPRDFFRAIRPGGALKIIAEIKHASPSKGVFREDFDPVKIARSYSDAGASALSVLTDEKFFRGSLTYLRKVREAVGIPLLRKDFIVDPYQVYEARYYGADAVLLIVAALGQDMLEELLELTHSLGLNAVVEVHNEGELERALQAGSRIIGINNRDLRTFEVDLGVSARLAKMIPPEIIVIAESGIGSSRDIGSLREEGVHVFLIGETFMKAPDPGAELKKLISSC; this is encoded by the coding sequence ATGAAAGGCACGATTCTCGATACGATTCTCGAAAATAAAATAAGTGAAATAGATGAGGCCAGGGAATCCCTCCCGCTTCAATCCTTAAAGGAGCTGCTCAAGGATTCTGAAGCCCCCCGGGATTTCTTCAGGGCCATACGTCCCGGAGGCGCGCTTAAAATTATCGCCGAAATAAAACACGCCTCCCCCTCAAAAGGGGTGTTCAGAGAGGATTTCGATCCCGTTAAAATCGCCCGCAGCTATTCGGACGCAGGCGCCTCGGCACTGTCCGTTCTCACGGACGAGAAGTTTTTCAGGGGCAGTTTGACCTATCTGAGGAAGGTGAGGGAGGCAGTCGGTATCCCCCTTCTGCGTAAGGATTTCATAGTAGATCCGTATCAGGTCTACGAGGCCCGGTATTACGGCGCGGACGCGGTTCTGCTCATCGTGGCGGCGCTCGGGCAGGATATGTTAGAGGAGCTTCTTGAGCTGACTCACTCTCTCGGTTTGAACGCGGTAGTCGAGGTTCACAACGAAGGCGAGCTTGAGAGGGCCCTTCAGGCGGGCAGCAGAATAATCGGCATCAACAACAGGGACCTCCGGACATTCGAGGTTGATCTCGGTGTCTCGGCCAGGCTTGCTAAAATGATACCCCCGGAAATAATCGTAATTGCCGAGAGCGGCATAGGGTCCTCTCGTGACATCGGGAGCCTGAGGGAGGAAGGGGTCCATGTGTTTCTTATAGGCGAGACCTTTATGAAAGCCCCTGACCCGGGAGCAGAGCTTAAAAAACTGATTTCTTCCTGCTGA
- the trpD gene encoding anthranilate phosphoribosyltransferase, with protein sequence MMKEAIAKVVERIDLEEDEMSEVIEMMMEGEATPGQISSFLVALRMKGESVSEITGAAKVMLDKAATLSSSREVIVDLCGTGGDSQGTFNVSTAASFVVAGAGVPVAKHGNRSVSSYVGSADVLEELGVDINHSTELAERILDEAGIVFLFAPLYHPAMKNVAGPRKEIGIRTIFNILGPIVNPVGLKHQVIGVYAEVLLDPVVKVLRNLGHKSAMVVHGMDSLDEMTVTGKTVVAELKDGMVKKYNFEPSDLGFKKRSISELKGGRTARENADIVLSILSGEEKEAKRDIVLLNAAAAIYVSETSPDMNESLERAQESLDSGKAMAKLQELARLTSKS encoded by the coding sequence ATGATGAAAGAAGCCATAGCCAAAGTTGTGGAACGAATCGACCTTGAGGAAGACGAGATGTCCGAGGTCATTGAGATGATGATGGAAGGGGAGGCGACTCCGGGTCAGATTTCCTCCTTCCTTGTCGCGCTCAGAATGAAGGGAGAGTCCGTGTCCGAAATAACCGGCGCGGCAAAGGTGATGCTGGATAAAGCGGCAACGCTCAGTTCTTCCCGTGAAGTCATAGTCGATCTGTGCGGCACGGGCGGGGACAGCCAGGGAACGTTTAACGTCTCGACCGCCGCCTCTTTTGTCGTGGCGGGCGCCGGGGTGCCCGTTGCGAAGCACGGCAATCGCTCGGTATCCAGCTACGTCGGAAGTGCGGACGTTCTCGAAGAGCTCGGTGTCGATATAAATCACTCTACGGAACTGGCGGAGCGTATTCTCGATGAAGCGGGAATCGTATTCCTGTTCGCCCCTCTCTACCATCCGGCGATGAAAAACGTGGCAGGTCCCAGAAAGGAGATAGGGATAAGGACCATATTCAATATACTGGGCCCGATAGTCAATCCGGTCGGGCTAAAGCACCAGGTTATAGGCGTCTACGCTGAAGTGCTGCTCGACCCGGTAGTCAAGGTATTGAGAAACCTGGGGCATAAAAGCGCCATGGTTGTTCACGGCATGGATTCCCTGGATGAAATGACGGTAACGGGCAAGACTGTTGTGGCGGAGCTTAAGGACGGCATGGTGAAAAAGTATAATTTCGAACCTTCGGACCTGGGGTTCAAAAAAAGGAGCATAAGCGAGCTCAAGGGCGGGCGTACCGCAAGGGAAAACGCCGATATTGTACTATCTATACTAAGTGGCGAGGAGAAGGAGGCCAAAAGGGACATAGTCCTTCTCAATGCGGCTGCCGCGATCTATGTTTCCGAGACCAGCCCGGATATGAACGAATCTCTCGAGCGGGCTCAGGAATCACTCGACTCGGGAAAGGCTATGGCAAAGCTTCAAGAGCTCGCCAGGCTTACAAGTAAATCATAG